In the Symphalangus syndactylus isolate Jambi chromosome 17, NHGRI_mSymSyn1-v2.1_pri, whole genome shotgun sequence genome, tcaggaggctgaggtgggagaatcacctgggcccagtagatcaaggctgcagtgaaccatgatcacgccatcgcaccccagcttgggcaacagagtgaaaccttgtctcaaaaaaaaaaaaaaaaaaaaaagatgaaccaaGCACTGGTATAGAAGCTGTAGCAAGTTactcagaagatctagctaacaTCATTGTTAAAAGTGGCTACAATTAAAGAGCTCCTCAATGTAGACAAAATACCTTATACTGGAAGAAGGTGCCATTGAGGACTTTGATAGTGAGAGAGAAGTCAGTGCCTAGCTTCAAAGGAGGGGTGATCCTCTTGTTAAGGGTTAATGCTGTtggaggattgactccaattttgaaagaagttgtgGTAAAATGCTGTCAGACAGTATTGCATGCTTTAGAGAAATCTTCATTGAAAGGATGAgtcaatgcagcaaacttcattgtatTTTAAGAAATCGCCGCAGCCACTCCAGCCTTCAGAAACCACCGCCTTCATCAGTCAACAGCCATCAACATGGAAGTGAGACCCTTCACCagcaaaaaaaaatgatgacTCACTGAAGGCGTAGATGATCTTTAGCAGCTGTTagcaaagtattttaaattaaggaatatatatttttaagacataatgCTGTTGTACACTTAATACACTATAATATAGTGTAAACAATTTTTGTATGCAGTGGGAAACCAAAAGATTTGTGTGACTTACTTATTGCAATATTTggtttattgcagtggtctggaaccaaattTGAAATGTCTCTGATGTATGCTTGTACTGCTCTAATCTTGTACCTTTTGAAATCTTTCGGCTGGGTTAGTTGCCCTAGTTTCAACAGTGCTatgtatgaaatatatacatatggtcatgaaatacattttttttctgcagaagTCAAATTTTCTACTACTCTACTGGGATGAGTGTGGGAATTGTGGCCTCTCTACTAATCATCATTTTTATACTATCTAAGTTTATGCCTAAGGTGAGTATCAGAATCTTCATGTGCAGCTAGAATGAATTTGGATAGCTGAAGGTCTGTTTTCCTGGGTAAtcttagaaaactgaaaatgtgTATTGATGGCTGATGAGTCAATATCCTACTCTCCTTGATTCAGAAAGGTACTTTCCACGATGAAACTTGGAGCCTGAttacaaattctttctttttatataaaatccTGTGCTCAGAGGGGGATTAAAGTCTGCTTCctgttttttaattatatagCCAGGCTTTTAAGTTATTTAGCATCTCATCTTCCCAGTGTTCGTTGCAGACTGTACCATTTTAAGTATAAAGGACATCTTTTTAAGAGAAGTGTTTTTTGTGCATTTTGAgtaggttgaatttttttttttttaaatcatagttcCATTTTGCTTCTTTTATGTATGGAAAGCCTGTTGTAACTTTTTGCTTTCACTTCTACTCTCTGTCTTAGAAAAGTCCCATTTACGTCATCCTGGTGGGAGGCTGGTCTTTTTCTCTGTACCTCATtcaactagtttttaaaaatttacaagagATCTGGAGGTGTTACTGGCAGTATCTTTTAAGTAAGTGTTGTcggttttgctttccttttgtaCGTTTATAGGCTGTTTCAGTTAATTTGATCATGAAAAGATTTTGCCTGCTTATGGGATTTAATAGttcatgtcatttttttaaacttttaaaaatcatagttttTCACTTATTTCTAACCCCTCTACAATTATCACCTTCTCTTAAATTAGAATGGTGCTGTTAGGGAGAAGATGTTCATTTATTGGTATTTATAAATATACCTTTCTTTACACAATAAACATCTTTCTGAAAAGCTGTAAGTTGACTTTATTAATggaatcatattttaaatatacttggGGACCTTAAGTAAAGGACTCtgcagttcatttttttctccttcatttctgaatgaAACTGCTGTAGATTTTATTTACAAAGTAAAAATCCTTGGTCATATAGATAGTAACCTTTGATTTATCCTTTGAGGGGTGATTAATCTGGATTTCCAtatattggttttttaaaatagtctATTTCACGGTTGTTCAACATGTAGCTTTAATGTTCTGTTTGAACCAAATAAATTTGGGACAGCAGAAAGGATAGAAACTTAGAGAAAtgtattctaagaaaaaaatgtgaaaaattaagtaaaaatctgATTTCCTGGTTCAATTGGTGCTATATAGTAAATTACTGCTTCCCACACAAATTATTTTTACCAAGTATagatgaaaaagaatgtcttttgaTAACTCTTCTCATAGGTTATGTCCTCACAGTTGGATTCATGAGTTTCGCAGTGTGTTACAAGTATGGGCCCTTGGAGAATGAACGAAGTATCAACCTGCTGACCTGGACCTTGCAGCTGATGGGCCTGTGTTTCATGTATTCTGGCATCCAGATACCACATATTGCCCTTGCCATTATCATCATTGCTCTTTGTACTAAGAACCTGGAATACCCTATTCAGTGGCTGTACATCACCTACAGGTGACTGAAAGGCAATGTAACTTAATATTGACAGGTATAGTGTGAGATGCAGTTGCAGCAAGAGGATACAGAGGTGTTGACCTGGGAGCTTCTTTGTTAATGAAAAGTCATTGTATTATACTTCCACTTTTGTTCCTTCCcgagtctattttttttttactttctataggaatttttatatttttattctagtcattttatataaaatgtctagtAAAATGTCATGTGTTCCTGTTACCACAAGGTGGTGCAAattatatcactttttttttgagatggagtctcgctctgtcgcccaggctggagtgcagtggcgtgatctcggctcactgcaacctccacctcccgggttcaaacgattctcctgcctcagcctcctgagtagctgggattacaggcatgcaccaccacacccagctaatttttatatttttagtagggttccccatgttgaccaggctggtcttgaactcctgacctcaaatgtcaGGAGTTCCTAAAGTGCTGAGGAGCTCCCAGAGTGCTCGGattacaaagtgctggggttacagacgtgagccaccgcgccccgccacaAATCGTATCGCTTTTATACCATATGCTCATTGAGGTCTCCTgggtcgtttttttttttttcttttgagacagagtctcgctctgtcacccaggctggagcacaatggcgtgatctcggctcactgcaacctccaactcctgggttcaagtgattctcctgcctcagcctcccgagtagctgggactacaggtgggcgccaccatgcctggctaatttttgtatttttaatcgagatatggtttcaccatgttggccagggtggtctcaaactcctgacctcaggtgatttgcccacctcagcctcccaaagtgctaggattttaggcatgagccacctcacccagcccattTCAGACTATTTCTCAGTGGCTTTCAGATTGCTCTGGAGGTCTTAGTCTTCTTTTAAGATGTAATTCATAGCATGTTTTGTCAACTTGCATAATAAATATGGAATGTTACTAGGTCCTGAAGTTGTCTATTAATAGATAGTCAAGGTGATGCTTGCAGCTTGGGAAACCAAGTTATTGgaccacaatcttttttttttttttttgagatgaaatcttcctctgtcaccaggctggagtgcagtggcacgatctcggctcactgcaacctctgcctcccgggtttaagcgattctcctgcctcagcctcctgagtagctggggttacaggcacatgccaccatgcccagctaatttttgcatttttgtagtacagatggcgtttcactatgttggccaggatggtctcaatctcgaccttgtgatctgcccgacttggcctcccaaagtgctaggattacaggtgtgagccaccttgcccggcctttttttttttttttttgatagagttttgctcttgttgcccaggctggagtgcaatggcatgacctcggctcactgcaacctccgcctccccggttcaagcaattgtcctgcctcagcctcctgaatagctgggattacaggtatgcaccaccatgcctggctaattttgtatttttagtagagacggggttcctccgtgttggtcaggttggtctccaactcctgacctcaggtgatccgcctgccttggcttcccaaagtgctgggattataggcatgagccactgtgcccggctaggACCACAATCTTACACCAtgattttcttgttattttcccatctactaaaaaataagtaaatattttatcatttattggaaaataaagtGAGTTTGTTCACATTAGTGAATAATATtgactataaataattttttactttctataggcatttttatatttttattctagttactttatataaaataaaaaggtctAGTAAAATGTCATGTGTTCCTGTTACCACAAGGTGGTGCAAATTatatcacttttttttgagatggagtcttgctctgtcgcctatgAATTGTCACTCATAGTCTAATATGTCAGGAGTTCATTATAACTGAAGATGTCTGTGGAATTTTTAGGAGTGATGACTCTTAATGTTCAGGCTGTCTGCTGTAGGCTTGGCCCACTGAAGGGAGCTAGAAGTAAGGATGGATATAGATTACTGATTAATGATTCATAATGTTATTTTGGTGAGCACAGAAAGGTGTGTAAGGCAGCAGAAAAGCCTGTCCCCCCTCGTCTCCTGACAGAAGAAGAATATCGGATACAAGGAGAGGTAGAAACCCGAAAGGCTTTAGAGGAGCTCCGAGAATTTTGTAACAGTCCAGACTGCTCTGCTTGGAAGACTGTTTCTCGAATCCAGTCTCCAAAAAGGTAAACTCAGCCAGATATACCAAGCATCTATCAGGGTAATTGTGACTTTGAGTTCTACCAGAGATCATACTTCTAGAGAATCGTGCACTTGTGACCTTTGTTTTCCTGTTAATCTTCAAGTAGTCAAGAGAAAGGTGGATATATAATTACACATTAAGCAGTAACCTGTTTCCTCAGGAAACTGTCTACTCTAGCTTTGATTGTAGCA is a window encoding:
- the NEMP1 gene encoding nuclear envelope integral membrane protein 1 isoform X3 yields the protein MLQESQVCEKHASQQFCYTNVLIPKWHDIWTRIQIRVNSSKLVRVIQVENEQKLKELEQFSIWNFFSSFLKEKLNDTYVNVGLYSTKTCLKVEITEKDTKYSVIVIRRFDPKLFLVFLLGLMLFFCGDLLSRSQIFYYSTGMSVGIVASLLIIIFILSKFMPKKSPIYVILVGGWSFSLYLIQLVFKNLQEIWRCYWQYLLSYVLTVGFMSFAVCYKYGPLENERSINLLTWTLQLMGLCFMYSGIQIPHIALAIIIIALCTKNLEYPIQWLYITYRKVCKAAEKPVPPRLLTEEEYRIQGEVETRKALEELREFCNSPDCSAWKTVSRIQSPKRFADFVEGSSHLTPNEVSVHEQEYGLGSIIAQDEIYEEASSEEEDSYSRCPAITQNNFLA
- the NEMP1 gene encoding nuclear envelope integral membrane protein 1 isoform X4, with translation MAGGMKVAVSPAVGPGPWGSGVGGGGTVRLLLILSGCLVYGTAEIDVNVVMLQESQVCEKHASQQFCYTNVLIPKWHDIWTRIQIRVNSSKLVRVIQVENEQKLKELEQSQIFYYSTGMSVGIVASLLIIIFILSKFMPKKSPIYVILVGGWSFSLYLIQLVFKNLQEIWRCYWQYLLSYVLTVGFMSFAVCYKYGPLENERSINLLTWTLQLMGLCFMYSGIQIPHIALAIIIIALCTKNLEYPIQWLYITYRKVCKAAEKPVPPRLLTEEEYRIQGEVETRKALEELREFCNSPDCSAWKTVSRIQSPKRFADFVEGSSHLTPNEVSVHEQEYGLGSIIAQDEIYEEASSEEEDSYSRCPAITQNNFLA